Proteins from one Salinispora arenicola genomic window:
- a CDS encoding AraC family transcriptional regulator, protein MWVDVLGDVLALARVDASLLATFDARAPWAIELPARQGASFHAVVAGTCWLTVEDMQPRQLAPGDLVLMPTGVRHELSTDLNLPTRRFDDDLKRSLIQPDGDLMLHGPGARTRILCAGYSYEAHGAHPVLSLLPPVLHVATAQPENGPWLRAVLDLLAHETGSAATGSDTAAVRLLDLLLIHVIRVWLHTGGDTVGVSWLRGLHDPVSGRALAVLHEQPSLNWTLEALAEAVNVSRATLARRFTRHVGEPPLRYLNRWRLSLAAHKLRNTSLPVAAIARDIGYTSEFAFNRAFARAHGHPPGRYRRSARPDGLLRST, encoded by the coding sequence GTGTGGGTGGACGTTCTCGGTGACGTGTTGGCGCTGGCGCGGGTCGACGCCAGTCTCCTGGCGACCTTCGACGCGCGAGCCCCCTGGGCGATCGAGCTGCCGGCCCGGCAGGGGGCGTCGTTCCACGCCGTGGTGGCCGGCACCTGCTGGCTCACCGTCGAGGACATGCAGCCGCGTCAGCTGGCGCCGGGCGACCTCGTCCTCATGCCCACCGGAGTGCGACACGAGTTGTCCACCGACCTGAACCTGCCGACGCGCCGCTTCGACGACGACCTCAAGCGCAGCCTCATTCAGCCCGACGGTGACCTGATGCTCCACGGACCGGGTGCACGCACCCGGATTCTCTGCGCGGGATACAGCTACGAGGCGCACGGCGCCCACCCCGTGCTGAGCCTGCTCCCACCGGTGCTACACGTAGCGACCGCGCAGCCGGAGAACGGGCCGTGGCTGCGTGCGGTCCTGGACTTGTTGGCCCATGAGACCGGCAGTGCCGCCACCGGCTCCGACACCGCGGCCGTACGCCTGCTGGACCTGCTGCTGATCCACGTCATCCGGGTGTGGCTGCACACCGGCGGTGACACCGTGGGTGTCTCCTGGCTGCGTGGCCTGCACGACCCGGTCAGCGGGCGTGCCCTGGCCGTGCTGCACGAGCAGCCCAGCCTCAACTGGACCCTGGAAGCCCTGGCCGAGGCCGTCAACGTCTCCCGCGCCACTCTTGCCCGGCGGTTCACGCGCCACGTGGGTGAGCCCCCACTGAGATATCTCAACCGCTGGCGGCTCAGCCTCGCCGCGCACAAGCTGCGTAACACCAGCCTGCCAGTGGCCGCTATCGCGCGTGATATCGGGTACACCTCCGAGTTCGCATTCAACCGCGCCTTCGCGCGTGCCCACGGCCATCCGCCCGGCCGGTATCGTCGATCTGCCCGGCCGGACGGATTGCTTCGCTCGACGTGA
- a CDS encoding NAD(P)-dependent oxidoreductase: protein MHITMLGLGAMGSRMARRLITTGEHDITVWNRTAEATRPLVEAGAVAAPTPAAAMAQSDLVISMLRDVEAGRSVWLDPDVGALTSLAPGTLAVDCSTVTPTFSRELAACCAQRGAEFLDAPVLGSRPQADAGTLIFLAGGDLAVLHRIEPVLRQVGGAVHHMGPAGTGTQMKLLTNSLFAVQVATVAELIAALHGTDLDPGRAIEALAATPVTGPTIATAATAMLGDTFPAAFPIELVAKDLEYATADAAARRATVPSTRTTTDTYRQAINHGHRNDHITGVIKLFRTFPPAGSTGTPERRGEADPPASGACPDR from the coding sequence ATGCACATCACCATGCTAGGACTCGGCGCCATGGGCTCACGCATGGCCCGCCGACTGATCACCACGGGTGAACACGACATTACCGTGTGGAATCGTACGGCCGAGGCGACTCGGCCGTTGGTCGAGGCGGGCGCTGTCGCAGCACCGACACCGGCGGCAGCCATGGCGCAGTCCGATCTCGTCATCAGCATGCTACGCGACGTCGAGGCCGGCCGAAGCGTCTGGCTCGACCCCGACGTCGGCGCGCTGACCTCGTTAGCCCCAGGGACTCTTGCCGTCGACTGCTCCACCGTGACGCCGACCTTCTCCCGCGAACTCGCCGCCTGCTGCGCGCAGCGCGGTGCGGAGTTTCTCGACGCGCCGGTACTGGGCTCACGCCCGCAGGCCGACGCCGGCACCCTGATCTTCCTGGCCGGCGGCGATCTCGCGGTGCTACACCGGATCGAGCCGGTGCTGCGACAGGTTGGCGGCGCCGTACACCACATGGGACCAGCCGGAACCGGCACGCAGATGAAACTCCTGACCAACTCACTGTTCGCTGTCCAGGTTGCCACCGTGGCTGAGCTGATCGCAGCGTTGCACGGCACCGACCTGGACCCGGGCCGGGCCATCGAGGCACTGGCCGCCACCCCGGTGACAGGTCCGACCATCGCCACCGCCGCCACCGCCATGCTCGGCGACACCTTCCCCGCGGCCTTTCCGATCGAGCTGGTCGCCAAGGACCTGGAGTACGCGACCGCCGACGCCGCGGCACGCCGCGCCACCGTTCCCTCTACCCGCACCACTACCGACACCTACCGGCAGGCGATCAACCATGGACACCGCAATGACCACATCACCGGAGTGATCAAGCTGTTCCGCACCTTTCCTCCAGCGGGCAGCACTGGGACGCCGGAAAGGCGCGGTGAAGCGGATCCGCCGGCGAGCGGTGCGTGCCCCGACCGTTGA
- a CDS encoding nuclear transport factor 2 family protein — translation MSDLTSTIERYLDIWNEPDATRRAEKIRDVWAANATYTDPLVSVSGHEAINALIGAAREQFTGMTFALAGPVDAHHSVARFTWNLAPAGAAEPVVVGFDVVRVDDDGRLSAVYGFLDRVPTDS, via the coding sequence ATGAGTGATCTCACCAGCACCATCGAGCGCTATCTCGATATCTGGAACGAACCAGATGCCACGCGCCGGGCCGAGAAGATTCGCGACGTCTGGGCCGCGAATGCGACGTACACGGACCCGCTGGTCAGCGTCAGCGGGCACGAGGCGATCAACGCGCTGATCGGCGCCGCCCGGGAGCAGTTCACGGGCATGACTTTCGCTCTGGCCGGGCCGGTCGACGCCCACCACAGCGTTGCCCGTTTCACCTGGAACCTCGCTCCAGCCGGAGCAGCCGAGCCTGTGGTCGTGGGCTTCGACGTGGTCCGGGTTGACGACGACGGACGACTGTCCGCGGTGTACGGCTTCCTCGACCGGGTGCCTACCGACAGCTGA
- a CDS encoding DUF4360 domain-containing protein, translated as MFSWLATGGMILSLLAPTNPVVEFPEPTTPPPGQIVIDLVTVNGSGCPAGTAAIAMSTDNTAFTVTYSEFIAQVGVGAEPTDWRRNCQLNLRVHVPQGFTYAVAQADYRGFAALADGASGVERANYYFQGMSPTAYSTHTFAGPMIDNWQATDVTDVASLVWHPCGEQRNFNINTELWALAGTSDTSTTTSFMTMDSTDGAISTIYNLAWKTCP; from the coding sequence ATGTTCAGTTGGCTCGCAACCGGAGGCATGATCCTCTCCCTGCTGGCTCCCACGAACCCGGTAGTGGAATTCCCCGAGCCCACGACTCCTCCCCCGGGCCAGATCGTCATCGATCTGGTCACCGTCAATGGTTCTGGCTGTCCGGCCGGCACTGCCGCCATCGCCATGTCGACCGACAACACCGCATTCACTGTCACCTATAGCGAATTCATCGCCCAGGTCGGGGTCGGGGCGGAACCAACTGACTGGCGCCGCAACTGCCAGCTCAACCTGCGGGTTCACGTCCCACAGGGCTTCACCTACGCGGTGGCCCAGGCTGACTACCGCGGCTTCGCGGCCCTGGCAGACGGGGCATCCGGCGTAGAGCGGGCCAACTACTACTTCCAGGGGATGTCACCCACGGCCTACTCGACCCACACCTTCGCTGGCCCGATGATCGACAACTGGCAGGCCACCGACGTCACGGACGTCGCCTCGCTGGTCTGGCACCCGTGCGGGGAGCAACGCAACTTCAACATCAACACGGAGCTCTGGGCACTCGCCGGCACCTCCGACACCAGCACCACAACGAGCTTCATGACGATGGACTCAACCGACGGAGCCATCTCCACCATCTACAACCTGGCCTGGAAGACCTGCCCGTAG
- a CDS encoding SDR family NAD(P)-dependent oxidoreductase, with translation MDINARTAIVTGANRGLGRALVDALLDRGAQRIYAAARNPQAVRTDDRITAVTLDVTDRASIDSFAAAAPDADLLINNAGAAAFEPALEADRDGVAREFAVNFTGLYDMIRAFAPALIANQGALVNVLTLLSYAPAPAMAGYSASKAAAHSLTRALRPALTQAGVSVHGVYPGGIDMLAGIDTPKAATRVVADAILDGLTAGQSDIYPDPTSAQMSQLWNSDPRAFTATFAATGS, from the coding sequence ATGGACATCAACGCACGTACTGCCATCGTTACCGGAGCCAACCGTGGCCTAGGCCGCGCCCTCGTCGATGCCCTGCTGGACCGCGGCGCCCAGCGCATCTACGCCGCCGCTCGGAACCCGCAGGCGGTACGAACCGACGATCGGATAACGGCCGTCACCCTCGACGTCACTGATCGGGCCTCCATCGACAGCTTCGCCGCTGCCGCTCCGGACGCCGACTTGTTGATCAACAACGCCGGAGCGGCGGCCTTCGAACCCGCCCTCGAGGCCGATCGGGATGGCGTCGCCCGGGAGTTCGCCGTCAACTTCACCGGCTTGTACGACATGATCCGAGCGTTCGCCCCAGCGCTGATCGCGAACCAGGGTGCCCTGGTCAACGTGCTCACTCTGCTGTCGTACGCGCCGGCCCCAGCAATGGCGGGCTACTCGGCGTCCAAGGCTGCGGCACACTCGCTGACCCGCGCGCTCCGACCGGCGCTGACCCAGGCCGGCGTCAGCGTGCACGGCGTCTACCCCGGGGGCATCGACATGTTGGCTGGGATCGATACGCCGAAGGCCGCGACGCGTGTGGTCGCCGACGCGATTCTCGACGGGCTCACGGCTGGCCAGTCCGATATCTACCCGGACCCAACCTCCGCGCAGATGAGCCAGCTATGGAACAGCGACCCGCGCGCCTTCACCGCGACGTTCGCCGCCACCGGCTCCTGA